Part of the uncultured Desulfobacter sp. genome, GCAGGGAGACGGCCTGAAAGGTCTAATTATCGATCTTCGGGACAATCCGGGCGGCTTGCTGGACCAGGCCATTCGAATTTCCGACCTCTTTATTGACCAGGGCGTTATCGTATCCATCAAGGGCCGCATTGAAAAAAACAACCAGACATTCAAGGCCCATGCAAATTTCCCGGAACGCAACTATCCCATTGTCACGCTCATTAACGGCGGTTCTGCGTCCGCCTCTGAAATCGTGGCCGGTGCCCTCAAAGACAATTCGCGCTCTCTGATTTTAGGCACCACATCATTCGGCAAAGGGTCGGTGCAGACCGTGCGGCCGCTCAAGGACGGATTCGGGCTTAAATATACCATTGCCCGGTACTACACCCCAAGCGGCCATTCCATCCAGGCCAAGGGCATCGGCCCGGACATTACGGTGGAGGCGGGAAAAGTTGAGACAGCCCCCGAAAAAGAGGCCGCCTTTGACCTGATGCTCAAAGAAAAGGATTTGAAAAACAGCCTCAAACCCGAAGAACAAGAGGCTAAAACCAAGAAAAAATCTCCCAACGATACTGAAATTGAAAAACTCAATCAAGATGTCCAGGTAAAACGCGCCCTTGATATTCTCATCAGTTATGGTGTGTTCAGTAAAATAAATGACACAAACTAAATCCACGGGCGGCACAAAGAAAACCCAGGGGAAAAAGCCCACGGCCCCTAAAAAGACAGTCAAAGCCGCCCCAAAAAAAGCGACGAAAACAAAGAAAAAGGCTGCCACAACCAGAAAGAGCGGAACAAAGAAACCTGTCAGGAAAAAAGGCCCCGATTTTTTACTTGAGGTGAAAAAAACAGTGCTGGGCCTTGCGATTCTTGTCTCGGTCTGCCTGGTCACGGCCATGCTGGTTGATATTTTTGTACAGGCCGGTCGCCCGGTGGCTCCGGAAACCCAGACAGACAAAAAAACACCCCGAAACCCAAAGCCCCAGGATCCGGTGGCAGAGACACCCCGGCAAAAGGCACCGGATCCTGGGCCAAAACACCCGGAAACCGCCGAGCCGAAAATCATCTCCAAAGCCAAGGGCCTTAAGGAAAAAGACCATGCATCCGGAAGAAGCAGCCTAGCAAAGACATCTCTGCCCAAAGAGGGTTCGGCCATTGTTTATGAAGTATACGATGATGTCACCCCGTCCCCCCCGAAAAAGGCTGTGCCGACAAATAAAAATAATGCTGTGCCAAGGATCGCCATCATCATTGATGATATCGGATACAGCAAACGCCTGGCCATGGGTCTGGTCAAAGTGGATAAGAACATCACCTTTTCCATTCTTCCCTTTTCTCCGGCCGGAACCCAGCTTGCACACAAATTATCCGCAAAAGGGGCTGAACTGATGCTGCATCTTCCCATGGAACCCACCCAGTACCCCAAGGTCAATCCCGGGCCGGGGGCGCTGCTCTCTTCCATGTCGCCGGATGAACTTCTAACCCAGCTTCGCAAAGACATCCAGGCGGTGCCTGGTACAGTGGGGGCAAACAATCACATGGGGTCCAGACTAACGGCGGATTCAGACAAAATGAACCAGATTTTCACGGTCCTGAAACAAAAGAATCTGTTCTTCATTGATTCCAGAACATCTGTTGAATCCAAAGGCGAACAGTCCGCCCGCATGTTTCAGCTGAAGTTCTCTCATAGGGACGTATTTTTGGATAATTTCCAGGATGTCGAATATATTTCAGGACAAATGAAAAAACTAATCAAGCTGGCCAAAGAACATGGCAGCGCCATCGGTATCGGCCACCCCCACCAGGCCACCCTGGATGCGCTGAAACGAGAACTGCCAAAACTCAAAGGAAAAGTGCAACTGGTACCGGCCAGCAGGCTTGTTGAAGTGCCGAACAGCTAAAGCGCCAGGTATAATTCCAGGGCCTGATCCACGGGTATCCGGTCAGGCAGCCCGTCTTCAAAGCAGCTGATAAAATGGTTGTTGACTGCCGTTAAAAGGGTATTCATCCGGTCAAGATCCAGCATATCGGACCTGTCCAGTTTTTTTATGCCCTTAAAATTTTGGGGACAGAAATCCACCACGGCCCTGCCCTCTTTTTCCATATACAAAGGATACCCGTGGGTCCGGCAGATAATCGGCCGGGCCTCATACACCACGCAGACATGGTCCACCAACAGGGGGCATGCACGATCGGTCTGTTGTGCCTGGTCAAGAACCCGTTCGCGGCATGACTCATCAAGGCGACCGAAGGCCCGGGACAAGGCAAAGGCCTCAACCGGAAACAAAGACAGATGCCTGCAGCATTCATCACACCCTTTTTTGCAGGCAAGGTGCGCTTCATGAACCCTGGCGAGCCGCTGGATGTGTTCATCCACCCGGGTGATCAGGTCCGTGTAATTTTTCAATAGCGTGTCAAGCACATGCTCGGTCATGGTGTCCGTTCCTTTTTTAATTCTCCGCCCCTTATACAGGACTTGCCATAAAATGAAAACGTCCGGTATAATATCAATCTGTTTATCAAACGACTCCCGACTCAATGAGGAGAACAAAACCCTTGTCCGGCCTGATCCCGAAACATGGCGGATATCGCCAATTAAAGAGCTTCCAAGTGGCGCAGTTGTGTTACGACGTGACGGTACGTTTTTGAGATCGCTATGTGAACAAATTCAGCCGGACAAAGGATCAGATGGTGCAGGCGGCAAGATCCGGTGTTCAGAATATTGCCGAAGGCTCCCTGGCCTCGGCGACATCGAAAAAAATGGAGCTGAAACTGACCCAGGTTGCCCGGGCAGGTTTGGAAGAATTGAAACTTGATTATGAAGATTTCCTCCGGCAGCGTGGGATGCCACAATGGGATATGAAACATCCGCTCCGGCAGGCGCTGATTGATCGGCGGTGTCGAACCGCCGATGATGTGGCGTTTTGGGTGAAAGATGTGAGCTGTTCTTATGGACAGGGTGGACATTGTACTTTGTCCACCCAAATCTATCCCGAACTCCCAGCCAACGCCGTTCTGGTCTTAATCGCCGTAGCCTGCGCACGCCTCGACCGCCAGGTCGAAAGACTGGCCAAGGATTTTGAAACCCAAGGTGGTTTTACCGAACGTCTTTACCGCGTACGCACGGCCAAATGCAAGCGCCTAAAATAACCGATACGAAATAGATGTTCCAATCAAAGGTTCCATGCTAAAGTAAAGAAAAACCTCAAACGGATCAGCATATGGATTCTCTCGTATTTGCCGCAGGATTCTGTATCATTGCCCTGGCTGCCAGGCAGATCGGCGACACATTTAAACAGGCCGGTTTCCCCCTGATCAGCGGCTTTTTATTCACCGGCATCGTCGCCGGGCCCCATGTGCTGAACCTGATACCCAGCCAGGCCGTTTCAAGCCTGACCTTTGTGGATCAGGTCTCCCTAGGACTGATCGCCTTTGCCGCAGGCGGAGAACTTTATCTCAAAGAACTCAAGTCAAGACTGGCGGACATCGGATGGATTACATCAGGACTTGTGATCTCAACCTTTACCATGGGATCTCTGGCGCTTTTTTCCGTTGCGAACCACATCCCGTTCATGGCGGCCATGCCGGTTTCCGGGAAAATTGCCGTATCCATCCTTGCCGGTGCCATTCTGGTGGCAAGAAGCCCCTCTTCGGCCATTGCCATTATCAATGAACTCAGGGCCAAGGGCCGGTTCACAAAAACGGTCATGGGGGTGACGGTCATCATGGATGTGGTGGTCATTATGCTGTTTGCCGCAGCCACCACCATGGCCGACGCCCTGCTTACCGGATTGACCGCAAATGCCGGATTTATCCTTTTTCTGATCCTGGAGATCGGGTTATCCATACTGCTTGGCGTTCCTGTTGCCGCCATTTTATTTGTAATTCTCAGGCTTCGTGCCCCCTTTGTTTTAAAATCGCTGCTGGTCCTTTTAACCGGCTACCTTATTTTTATCGGCGCCCTCTCCCTTCGGGCCTACATCCACAATAAAACAGCAATTGAAATTCTCATTGAACCCCTTCTGGTCTGCATGGTGGCAGGTTTCCTGACCGCCAACTCAAGGCGGTACAGAAAAGAGTTCCTTGACCTTCTCAACCGGTCCGGCCCCGGGATTTACATCGCCTTTTTCACCCTGACCGGGGCATCCATCCGTCTTGATATCCTGGCCGAAACCTGGCCCATTGCCCTTATTTTGTTCGGGGTTCGCATGTTTGCAATCTTTACGGGATCATTTTTAGGGGGATGCATAGCTGGAACCGGAGCCCAAAGCAGCCGGACCTATTGGATGGCCTTTATCACCCAGGCCGGTGTGGGGCTCGGGTTAGCCAAGGAAGTGGGCATAGAATTTCCCCAGTGGGGCCCCTCTTTTTCCACGATTTTGATATCTGTCATCGTCCTCAACCAGATCGTGGGGCCCCCGCTGTTCAAACTGGCCATCAAGCGCATGAAAGAAGACCACACCCCGGCCAATCCCAATGCCGTCGCCGCGCCACGTAAAGTAGTAATTTTCGGCACCGACAGCCAGTCCACGGCACTGGCCCACACCTTGTTTTCCCACGGTTGGCGGGTGAAACTTGCCCAGCCCAAAGGTGACGCCACCTTTGCCGGCCTGGAAAACACCTCGCGGATACCTGTCCAGGTAGTGGACGGATTTGATTGCCGATCCCTTGAAAAGATCCAGTGCCGAACCGCAACAGCCATCGTGACCCTGCTCAGTGACAGGGAAAATCTGGAGATCTGCAAAACCGCCTTTGAACATTTTGCCACCCAGACCCTGGTTGCCCGCCTCAATGACCGCAGCAACCTCGGACCGTTTGAGGATCTAAACGTATTGGTCGTGGACCCGTCCACAGCCATCATCGGCCTGCTGGACCAGTTTGTCCGGGCGCCGGAGGCGGCGTCCCTGCTCATGGGATTTCACCGGGACCGGGATGTGGCAGACGTAACAGTCCGCAACCCGGACCTTGCAGGCCTGGCCCTGAGAGACCTTCGCCTGCCCTTTGACTCGGTGATTATGGCGGTTCGGCGCAGGGGCACACTTCTGGTCCCCCACGGGTTTACCCAGCTGGAATCCGGCGACCGGATCACGGTCATGGGCACCACAGCCGCCCTGAAGGAAATTGCCCTGCGTTTTGACCGCAACGAAGGACAGGCGGCCTTAAATCTAATGAAAAAGGCCCTGCCTGCACAATTGAAAAAAAATGAAGAAACATATTCCCCCATTGAAAACGGTCCCAAAGGCCGGTTTGATCGTTTGGTGGAAAAGGCGGTGGTGGCGGACCTCAAACAGGAAATGGACAAAAACGCCTTTTTTGAACTGGCGGCAAAACAGATGAGCAAACAAGTAAACGCGTCCGCCTCCACCCTCTTTGAAATGCTCAGCCAGAGGGAAAACGAAATGACCACGGTGCTGGCCCCGGGACTTGCCATTCCCCACATCATCATTGAAGGGGAAAACCAGTTCGGCATGATGATTGTCAGAAGCAAAAAAGGCATCATCTTTTCGCCCCAGGCCCCCGGGGTCCATGCCGCCTTTGTACTGGTGGGGACAAGGGATGAACGACGGTTTCACCTTGACGCCCTGTCCGCCATCGCCAAGATTGTCATGGACCCAAGGTTTGACCATAAATGGCTCAGGGCCGGATCAACCAAGGCGCTCAAAGACTTACTCCTGAATGCCGACCGGGATCGCAGGCCCGCCCCCTGAAACAACACTTATTTTTAAGAAAGGATTTAACATGAGAATCAGCAGCATAAACGGGTTGCTCTGGACTATCCCACTGGTATTGATGTCATGCGCAACGCCCCGGCCCAGTATGTTTGAAAAAGCCGTGAATGATGCGGCCGTGGTGGAACCGGCCGATGTGTATGACAAACTTGTGGCGGTGGCACAGGACAACCCGGCCCTGATCTGGAATGCCGACAAAACCCGGGTACGGGTGGTGATGTGGAAAAGCCGCAAATCCTATGAGTCCTTTTACAAGGGCAGGCATGCCACCGACGACAACGAGGACTATGTTACCTGGGTGACCACCGCCCCGCAAGTCAAAATTTTTGCCCGGCACTATGTGTCACGATTCCCGTCGGCCGACAAAGATCAAATTGATCTCAGGCTGAAACAATATCTGGGGCTGAAGCCCGAATGGCATTATGACCTGTTCGTTGAGATGTGGGTGAACCCCAGGGATTTGTTTCGACCTTGCACTGACCCGGAAATTGATGATACGGTGTGCAATATCGCATTTTCAAAAAAGGAACCCAAGGTAAAAGGGATTGCCTGTTATCCCTGTTTCTATAAAAACTTATATTTCGAAGATTTCAGAACCCGTCCGGGCGTCCCATGGACAGGCCTGGGCTATACCTATGACTGGGGCAATCCGGCGCATCCCTTCGGGGCCAGCGAATTTATCCTGGTGCCCGGGGCGGCCTACGAAATTATAAACGTGACTGAAACCATGGATTATATCAAAGGAAACTAATGCTGATGACGCAGCCCGGTAAGATCCGACTGCGATGAAACCGAAAGGAAAACGATGATGCAACTTATCTTTGTTCACGGATGGAGTGTGACCAACACGGATACCTACGGCGATCTTCCCCGGGCAGTGTCCAATGCCGCCGCCGGCGTCGGCATGACTCTGGATATCCGGCATATTTACCTGGGCCGGTACATCAGTTTCAACGACAATGTCACCATGGATGATATCGCCCGGGCCATGGACCAGGCCCTGCGGGATCTTCCGGGAAACACGGCCACCCATATTGCGCCGTTTTCCTGCATCACCCACTCCACCGGCGGGCCTGTGGTACGGACCTGGGTGGATCGATTTTACGGTGCCAGAAAATTGAACGTCCTGCCCCTGAAACACCTGGTGATGCTGGCCCCGGCAAACCACGGATCAACCCTGGCCGTCCTGGGCAAAGCACGGGTGGGCCGGATTAAAGCCTGGTTCAGCGGTATAGAGCCCGGACAGCGGGTTCTGGACTGGCTGAGTCTTGGCAGTGAAGGCCAGTGGGACCTGAATCACACCTGGCTGGATTATGATATGACCAACACCGCCTTTTATCCTTTTGTGCTCACCGGCCAGGGCATTGATAATAAATTCTATGATTTTATCAACTCTTATCTCGTGGAAAAAGGGTCAGACGGGGTAGTGCGGGTGGCCGGTGCCGACATGAACTGCTGCTGCGTGTCACTGGCTCAATCCCTGGACGATGAAATCAGAAAACAGCCCCGAACCTTGGGCCTGAAATTAACACCGGATTCAGGCATCAGACATCCCCAGTCCATTCCCCTGAGGGTGTACGACCAGTACAGTCACTCCGGGAAAAAAAAGGGGATCATGGGCAGTATCGGCCCCAACGATACCGGGGCACCGGTGGTCCAGGATATTTTATCGTGTTTCCAGGTAGACAGTCGGCAGGCATATGAGACCCAACGTCAACACCTGCACAATGAAACCCAAAAAGCCCAGAAGGACGGCGAGCGGTATTGCATGCTGGTATTTAACGTTCGTGACGACCAGGGCGAACAGATCGCCCAGGGGGATTATGATCTGTTGCTGCTGGCCGGAACCCGGTATCATCCGGACAAACTCCCCCAAAATTTTTTTCTGGACCGTCAGATGAACGCAAATACCGGCCGCCTGGTCTACTATCTGGATGCAGGTAAAATGCTGGATATCGTCGAAAAAGGTCAATTCGGGTTACGGGTGGTGGCCAGGCCCACCAAGGGATTCAGCTATTATGCCGCGGCAGAATTTCGTCCATCCAAAGAAGAGATACAAAAAATTCTAATGCCGAACCGGACCATTTATGTGGATATCATGCTTCATCGATTTGTGGATAAAAATGTATTCCGATTCGGTCCGGCAACGGATAAACCGGTTAACTTCAAGGGCGTGAAGCCCTCGGGCGAAACACTGGTATAAGAAAATATCTTGTACACAAACGAGGATGATGAAGGCTCAAAGAAAGAATTCCCGAGAGTCTTCATCACCCCATATTTTTTGATTATTATAGTGCGACCTGGTCTTCAACTGTTTCAAACAGCCTGCAAAGCACCGGATCAATATCCCCGGTCGCTTTCATTTTTTCATAAAAATCATGAAACACCAGGGGACCGGAACTCTGGGTGATCCACTCGCCCACGAATCGGTTGAAACGATCATAACCAATGGCACCGGCCAGTTTGTACAGGGCCATAGTCCCTTTATTCGCCTCCAGATAGTCGATATGATCGGCAAAAATCAGCGGCGGTTCCCGGATGGGCTCATTGGTCCGGTCTTTATGGTAGGTTTTGCGCATCTTGACAAAGAGCGCCTCCACTTCCCTGGCGCCCACCCGCCTCTCCACCACCTGCAATGCAAGGGCGCCGGGCAGTGCGGTCCAGATCATATCCGCCCCCTGGACATCTGGAATAAAACTGTTTGCCGCAATCCATTGCCGGATCAGATCCCGGGCCAGGACATACTGGATGTATCCCCGTATCTCGCCGACATTACGGTCGCCATACCACCCCTCTTTTTCCGAGAGGGCAATGGCGCCGGCCATGGCATAGGAATCCTTCTGGTGATATGGGATTTCCGCCACCCGGAGTTCGGGATAGGGATAGACGCCCAGTTCCGTGTTGATAAATGCGATACCCGCCCCAATGGCCTGTTCAAATTCATTTAGATTGTAATCATGACCGGGATGATAGAGCAGGTTCACCTGCACCTGCTCTACGAGGCTCTTGCGGTTCAGATACATGGCGGAACCGATATAAGGCTGAACCATATTTGGGGTATCCACCTGAAAAAAGGCATAGTTTCTATCGCCCTCCTGCCATGTCCTGATGACCCGACCCGGGGCAAAGGGCTGCTGGGGCGCACTGGTGCTCACGGTCAGGTTCAACTTCTGCGTGCCGTCGGGCTGCTGCCAGGGCGAAACAAATCCCCGGCGCAACCCATGGACATCGTCAATGGGATCAAGACGCGAGACCAACTTAGTTAAATGATAACTTTCCCTGTCCCGGTTATCCTGGAGGGTTTTATCCGGATCAAAGCCGGTCAAGGGAAGCGCTTCGGTAAAAAACAGACCGTTGCATGCAAGATCTGCCTGGGGTTCATCTGCGGTCTGGGGAAATCCCCGGTATTGGCGGGCCGCTTTGATAAAAATGGTTGTTTTCTCTCCGGGTTGAATGGGATCCGGCAGGTTGTAGGCGGACATGCCAAGGGCAACATCTCTTTTGGCAAGATCCAGGGGGGCATTTCCCAGGGTCAGCAAAGAGATCTGTGTGTGTGCATCCACATTCAGATAAAGGACGCCCAAAGGTTTTGTTGACTGGTTGGCCAGGGTCATTGTGGCGGCATACTCAGCTCTTCTCTGTTCGGGGAACAGATCGATGTGCACATCATTCACCTGCCTTGCCAACCGATTTGTTCCAGCCTTCTTTTCATACACAGTTTCATACAAAGCCGCTTCGGCATCTGCCTGATCAGAAGAGATATAGTTTCGCAGTTCGTTTGATTGACGCACGATAACGCCCTGCAGCACAAAAAACACAACCAACGCAGCAAGGCCGGCAACTTTTGCCCCGGCCGGCAGTTCGCCGCCAAGCAGCCGTCTGAGAGAAAAAACCCGCTGTTCCGTGCCCCGCCGCCAGAACTGGATGCCGGCCAGAACAAACACCACGGCAAGGGCGGTCCACATCAGGAAAAAAAAGAACGACGCCCGCTCCCAGATGCCGTAACCCATCATTTCCGAATAATCGTCAAGTCCCGGGGTCAGGGAATACCCAAAACGCACCTGCTCGATCAAACCGATGTCAAAACTGATAATAATGAACAGATAATATCCAATGGCAACCACATGGGTCAGGTAGCGGTTATTGAACAGGCCTGCCAGAAAAAAGACCAGGACGATGTTGAACATATAGGTGATCCATCCAAACTTGTAGCCGAATATATCCCCCATATAAAGCGCCAGATCCATATCCCAGAAGCCCTGCAGGGCCTGGGCGCATATCCCGCCCAGAAAAATGGCCAGGGCAAAGACAAAGGCAACGGCGAACATGGCCAGCAGCTTTGGTACCTGCAGCACCCAGGTGGGTGATGGGGCGGCCCCCGTAATCTGCCAGAATCCGCTGGTCCGTTCCTTGTAAAAAAGCTCTCCGGCCAGCAACATGAGAATGACCATGAACAAAAATCCGTTGGCCAGCCGGACATTGCACATCCCAGACGTCAGCGGCACCTGGTGGCCGACGTAATAGGTGGAGTTCCAGAACAGGTTCTGCATAAAAATGATAAAGATGAGCAGACCGAAAATAATCTTGAATGATGCGGGTCTGACCACGCTGAGAAATTCAACTTTTGCCAGCCGCAGTACTTTGAGCAGGTTCTCTTTTCGGCCGTATTGACACAAGACCTTTGGAATGGGCACACCCTCACCGAATGGAGAGGCATCATAGGGCTCCTGTCTGCCGGCTTTCTTCCGCATGGTACCCGCCGGGGCCCTGAGAAAATATTGAAAAGAGAATCGTCTGTAGCTCAGAGAAAGGGCTAAAAGCCCCATAAATATCCAGACCAGACGATTCACCCAGAACGAAGCGGTCATGGGGAGGAACCCGCTGTTTTTCAAGGTCACCGGCAGTTCATGGACCAGCATCTTGCAGTAGACATACCCAAAGGGGTCCATCACTTCCAGAAAAAATCTGTGGGGTGAATTTTCACTCATCACCTCACTGACCACAAACAACACGGTCAAGGCCACCACCCCGATATAGGCAGCCGATATTTTACGGACATGAACCAGGCAGAAAAAACAGACCGCAGTTAATACAAAAAGATTGGGAACGCAAAAAATCAGATAGCCGTGAATCAGTTCCGGCCACTGTGTCGGCCCCAACTGATGGGGCTCACCCAACCCGGAATACTTGATCAAAACCATACCCAGCGGATAGGCCGTCACCAGCAAAAGGTTGATGGTATATGCCGTAATGAAGTGGGTGAGAAAAAAGCGCTTTTCATCCAGGGGACAGGCATACACATAATCGGCCGATCCCACGGCGATATCCCGGTACAAAGTGGTGCCGCTGATCATGGCCACAATGGCCACAACAAGCATCCCCCCGCCGGCCAGACACTGGTAGAAAATGCCTGCACCGTTGAGCAGGGTTTCATCACTGGTGTAATAGTCATAGACGCCGAGGGCATACCAGATGCCCTGTCCGGCCAGCATGAGAAGAATCAGATAGGTGAGCGGATGCCTGAACCGGTAACTTAACTCAAAAGAAAATATGTTCGAGATCATAACGGGCTCCTACTGATTGGACATCATTGTTTTCAGGGTATGAAAATAGGTATCTGCCAGACTGGGCGGTTTGGGAACAAAACCGTCGCCGGGGTCTGCTTCGGCACAGATGGTAAGATTGAGGGTACCCAGGTGAAAGTGGCTGGAAAGCACGTCCGTCCGTTCACGATACCCGTCCAATTCGTCCTTTTGAATTGATTTGGTCCACAAAAGGCCGTCAAGGCTCTGTTCAAGCGCCCCGGGGGTGCCCACCCGGAGGACCCTGCCCCGGCCCAAAATAGCCATGTTATTGCAAAGGGTGCTCACATCCTCGACAATATGGGTGGACAGGATCACCACCGTGTGTTCGCCGATTTCCGACAGCAGGTTGTAAAAGCGGTTGCGCTCCACCGGATCCAGACCGGCAGTGGGCTCATCAACAATGATCAGCTTGGGGTGGCCCAAAAGGGCCTGGGCAATGCCGAACCGCTGCTTCATCCCGCCGGAAAATCCGCCGATTTTTCTTTTACGCTGATCCCAGAGGTTGACCTTTTGCAGCAGCGCATCCACCTGGTCCTTTCGTTCACCAACACTTGTAATGCCTTTTAAATCCGCAATATGGGCGAGCAGTTCTTCTGCCGTCACCGAAGGATACACCCCGAATTCCTGGGGCAGATACCCCAGTTGTCTTCGCAGTTTTTCGGGCGCTGCAAGCACATCAATATCATTGAAGCGGAC contains:
- a CDS encoding YkgJ family cysteine cluster protein; this translates as MTEHVLDTLLKNYTDLITRVDEHIQRLARVHEAHLACKKGCDECCRHLSLFPVEAFALSRAFGRLDESCRERVLDQAQQTDRACPLLVDHVCVVYEARPIICRTHGYPLYMEKEGRAVVDFCPQNFKGIKKLDRSDMLDLDRMNTLLTAVNNHFISCFEDGLPDRIPVDQALELYLAL
- a CDS encoding PTS sugar transporter subunit IIA → MDSLVFAAGFCIIALAARQIGDTFKQAGFPLISGFLFTGIVAGPHVLNLIPSQAVSSLTFVDQVSLGLIAFAAGGELYLKELKSRLADIGWITSGLVISTFTMGSLALFSVANHIPFMAAMPVSGKIAVSILAGAILVARSPSSAIAIINELRAKGRFTKTVMGVTVIMDVVVIMLFAAATTMADALLTGLTANAGFILFLILEIGLSILLGVPVAAILFVILRLRAPFVLKSLLVLLTGYLIFIGALSLRAYIHNKTAIEILIEPLLVCMVAGFLTANSRRYRKEFLDLLNRSGPGIYIAFFTLTGASIRLDILAETWPIALILFGVRMFAIFTGSFLGGCIAGTGAQSSRTYWMAFITQAGVGLGLAKEVGIEFPQWGPSFSTILISVIVLNQIVGPPLFKLAIKRMKEDHTPANPNAVAAPRKVVIFGTDSQSTALAHTLFSHGWRVKLAQPKGDATFAGLENTSRIPVQVVDGFDCRSLEKIQCRTATAIVTLLSDRENLEICKTAFEHFATQTLVARLNDRSNLGPFEDLNVLVVDPSTAIIGLLDQFVRAPEAASLLMGFHRDRDVADVTVRNPDLAGLALRDLRLPFDSVIMAVRRRGTLLVPHGFTQLESGDRITVMGTTAALKEIALRFDRNEGQAALNLMKKALPAQLKKNEETYSPIENGPKGRFDRLVEKAVVADLKQEMDKNAFFELAAKQMSKQVNASASTLFEMLSQRENEMTTVLAPGLAIPHIIIEGENQFGMMIVRSKKGIIFSPQAPGVHAAFVLVGTRDERRFHLDALSAIAKIVMDPRFDHKWLRAGSTKALKDLLLNADRDRRPAP
- a CDS encoding ABC transporter ATP-binding protein produces the protein MQLEITNLNKTYAGKIAALKDVSLTIGTGMFGLLGENGAGKSSLIRIIATLQDADSGTVRFNDIDVLAAPEKLRRQLGYLPQEFGVYPSVTAEELLAHIADLKGITSVGERKDQVDALLQKVNLWDQRKRKIGGFSGGMKQRFGIAQALLGHPKLIIVDEPTAGLDPVERNRFYNLLSEIGEHTVVILSTHIVEDVSTLCNNMAILGRGRVLRVGTPGALEQSLDGLLWTKSIQKDELDGYRERTDVLSSHFHLGTLNLTICAEADPGDGFVPKPPSLADTYFHTLKTMMSNQ
- a CDS encoding divergent polysaccharide deacetylase family protein translates to MTQTKSTGGTKKTQGKKPTAPKKTVKAAPKKATKTKKKAATTRKSGTKKPVRKKGPDFLLEVKKTVLGLAILVSVCLVTAMLVDIFVQAGRPVAPETQTDKKTPRNPKPQDPVAETPRQKAPDPGPKHPETAEPKIISKAKGLKEKDHASGRSSLAKTSLPKEGSAIVYEVYDDVTPSPPKKAVPTNKNNAVPRIAIIIDDIGYSKRLAMGLVKVDKNITFSILPFSPAGTQLAHKLSAKGAELMLHLPMEPTQYPKVNPGPGALLSSMSPDELLTQLRKDIQAVPGTVGANNHMGSRLTADSDKMNQIFTVLKQKNLFFIDSRTSVESKGEQSARMFQLKFSHRDVFLDNFQDVEYISGQMKKLIKLAKEHGSAIGIGHPHQATLDALKRELPKLKGKVQLVPASRLVEVPNS
- a CDS encoding four helix bundle suffix domain-containing protein, with the translated sequence MNKFSRTKDQMVQAARSGVQNIAEGSLASATSKKMELKLTQVARAGLEELKLDYEDFLRQRGMPQWDMKHPLRQALIDRRCRTADDVAFWVKDVSCSYGQGGHCTLSTQIYPELPANAVLVLIAVACARLDRQVERLAKDFETQGGFTERLYRVRTAKCKRLK